The following coding sequences are from one Maniola jurtina chromosome 14, ilManJurt1.1, whole genome shotgun sequence window:
- the LOC123871516 gene encoding dynein axonemal assembly factor 5 isoform X3, whose translation MSHTKLQNNPKGALEQHITALQSESKVVRRNGLVKINEEIFENPLNKDCDLTIVFPEIYAHILKSFSDVSEACRDSAILIMSNFIERLPLNDYYLTYILPVIVRRIGCPEIVEESEEIRLVLIELVHKILQKYKGTHLLTPFINDFTSILTKTSTDPYPKVKLEACECIILLTKVMQRDFHFQSESYVKPILSNFAHQHFRVRVAAVRAIGAIVLAGNVKCFELSITPMAEKLFDENTQVRLQVTMEVGNWMLTYRDRYSFWHRMIPLLLTSLSDVMADIREAASKLWNDIGLQYMDENEEDLKKKTDFLKDTPTHYPDVKRPNLGCRILVQSNIGKIVPAIGREMDGWQADARLRCAQLLCWLVLCAEEGSTQHANTIARTLHRGASDDDGRVVVEIERASELFGYFITPDTWWPLVEAEVDSWSALLVITNILKGSRAELVKEKVMHELCKELADPDRCRVRKPKYQRNLLKVTEALMDLCADECVAVAERLFIINFTVYAMPYDDNMQFMALSNLDKLRYIEKCGRTFTSLYEKHIGHVLADINSDAVTWSLLTPDRCLLECVLLHAGSAMGGQLHLIAPLLKECLAPPKVDPEVKLKVFTALSTVLLNQQTNFKKCEPDKLEAFLKIVIDEVILPNLIWSPGRTAEAIRTAAVACLCSALQDNPEEIAVETGGDGDTCDKEMNLFPSKESLEPFLDQMVPLLVGLVDDNSALTRQHTLRAICCLATLARQRGCFTVEILHKLYFVVLKRLDDSSDKVRSFAVHTVCTLFKCRPHAYDTTVFGAHVDALYSAMLVHLDDADEAFRKEMLDALLTLSDVEPRLLMKKVKANIHLYRNKAAYERLSSHIEKLTI comes from the exons ATGTCACACACAAAACTACAGAATAATCCAAAGGGCGCCCTGGAACAACACATAACTGCACTGCAAAGTGAATCAAAAGTGGTTCGCCGAAATGGTTTAGTCAAGATAAACGAAGAGATATTTGAAAATCCACTTAACAAGGATTGTGATTTAACTATTGTGTTCCCAGAAATCTATGCGCATATATTGAAAAGCTTTTCGGACGTTTCCGAAGCATGTAGAGAtagtgcaattttgataatGTCCAATTTCATAGAGCGATTGCCCctcaatgattattatttaacgtACATACTGCCAGTTATCGTCCGTCGCATCGGGTGCCCTGAGATCGTCGAAGAATCTGAGGAAATACGCCTCGTTCTGATTGAGCTAGTACATAAAATATTGCAAAAGTATAAGGGGACACATCTTTTGACACCATTTATTAATGACTTCACCAGTATTTTGACTAAGACAAGCACCGATCCGTACCCTAAAGTAAAATTGGAGGCGTGTGAATGTATAATATTGCTAACCAAAGTTATGCAGCGAGATTTTCATTTCCAATCAGAGAGTTATGTGAAGCCTATCTTGTCAAATTTTGCTCATCAACATTTTAGAGTTAGGGTTGCAGCAGTGAGAGCTATTG GTGCCATAGTCCTAGCAGGCAATGTCAAATGCTTTGAGCTATCCATCACTCCGATGGCTGAGAAACTGTTTGACGAGAACACCCAAGTGAGACTCCAAGTTACTATGGAGGTCGGCAACTGGATGTTGACATATAGGGATCGCTATTCCTTTTGGCACCGTATGATACCCTTGCTGCTTACAAG TCTCAGTGATGTAATGGCTGATATCCGCGAGGCTGCGTCGAAGCTTTGGAATGACATAGGCCTTCAATACATGGACGAAAATGAAGAGGATCTTAAAAAGAAGACTGATTTCCTCAAAGACACGCCGACACACTATCCTGATGTTAAGCGACCTAACCTGGGATGCAGGATACTAGTACAGAGTAATATTGGGAAAATTGTACCAGCGATTGGTagag AGATGGACGGCTGGCAGGCGGACGCGCGTCTCCGCTGCGCGCAGCTGCTCTGTTGGCTAGTGTTGTGCGCGGAGGAGGGCTCCACTCAGCACGCTAACACCATCGCGAGGACGCTACACAGGGGAGCATCCGACGACGACGGCAGAGTTGTGGTCGAG ATCGAGCGCGCATCTGAGTTATTCGGCTACTTCATAACGCCGGACACGTGGTGGCCGCTCGTAGAAGCTGAAGTGGACTCGTGGAGCGCACTCCTCGTCATCACCAACATCCTGAAGGGATCCCGCGCGGAACTCGTCAAAGAGAAAGTCATGCATGAGCTCTGTAAGGAACTAGCTGATCCAGATAGGTGTCGGGTTCGGAAG CCAAAGTACCAAAGGAACTTGCTTAAAGTAACCGAGGCGTTGATGGATCTCTGTGCGGACGAGTGCGTGGCGGTGGCGGAGCGGCTGTTCATTATCAACTTCACCGTGTATGCGATGCCTTATGACGACAACATGCAGTTTATGGCCTTAT CAAATCTGGACAAATTGCGTTACATAGAGAAGTGCGGTCGTACCTTCACATCCCTGTACGAGAAACACATTGGTCACGTTCTGGCCGACATCAACAGTGACGCTGTCACGTGGAGCCTGCTCACGCCGGACCGCTGCCTGCTGGAGTGCGTGTTGTTACACGCAG GGTCGGCAATGGGTGGTCAATTGCACTTAATCGCACCCCTCCTGAAAGAATGCCTGGCTCCTCCAAAAGTGGACCCCGAAGTGAAACTGAAAGTGTTCACAGCACTATCAACGGTCCTATTGAATCAACAGACCAACTTCAAGAAATGTGAACCGGACAAACTGGAGGCCTTTTTGAAGATTGTCATTGACG AGGTGATACTGCCGAACCTAATATGGTCGCCCGGTAGAACAGCGGAGGCGATTCGCACAGCCGCTGTGGCGTGCCTGTGTTCCGCGCTGCAAGACAACCCTGAGGAGATCGCTGTGGAGACAGGAGGCGATGGCGATACTTGTGACAAG GAAATGAATCTATTCCCAAGCAAGGAATCACTAGAGCCTTTCCTGGACCAGATGGTGCCGCTATTGGTCGGTTTGGTCGACGACAACTCTGCTTTGACGAGACAGCATACCCTGAGAGCGATATGTTGTCTGGCCACGCTAGCCCGCCAGCGGGGATGTTTTACTGTTGAAATACTGCACAAGTTATATTTTG TAGTGCTGAAACGCCTCGACGACAGCAGCGACAAGGTGCGTTCGTTCGCTGTTCACACTGTGTGCACGCTGTTCAAGTGTCGGCCGCACGCCTACGACACGACAGTGTTCGGCGCGCATGTCGACGCGCTCTATAGCGCCATGCTTGTGCACCTGGATGACGCGGATGAGGCTTTCCGCAAGGAAATGTTGG ATGCTCTGCTGACTCTCAGCGATGTCGAGCCCAGGCTGCTAATGAAGAAAGTGAAAGCTAACATACACTTGTACAGAAACAAAGCGGCCTACGAGCGGTTGTCTAGTCATATAGAAAAGCTCACTATTTAA
- the LOC123871516 gene encoding dynein axonemal assembly factor 5 isoform X1 — MDGWQADARLRCAQLLCWLVLCAEEGSTQHANTIARTLHRGASDDDCRVVVEIERASELFGYFITPDTWWPLVEAEVDSWSALLVITNILKGSRAELVKEKVMHELCKELADPDRCRVRKPKYQRNLLKVTEALMDLCADECVAVAERLFIINFTVYAMPYDDNMQFMALSNLDKLRYIEKCGRTFTSLYEKHIGHVLADINSDAVTWSLLTPDRCLLECVLLHAGSAMGGQLHLIAPLLKECLAPPKVDPEVKLKVFTALSTVLLNQQTNFKKCEPDKLEAFLKIVIDEVILPNLIWSPGRTAEAIRTAAVACLCSALQDNPEEIAVETGGDGDTCDKEMNLFPSKESLEPFLDQMVPLLVGLVDDNSALTRQHTLRAICCLATLARQRGCFTVEILHKLYFVVLKRLDDSSDKVRSFAVHTVCTLFKCRPHAYDTTVFGAHVDALYSAMLVHLDDADEAFRKEMLDALLTLSDVEPRLLMKKVKANIHLYRNKAAYERLSSHIEKLTI; from the exons ATGGACGGCTGGCAGGCGGACGCGCGTCTCCGCTGCGCGCAGCTGCTCTGTTGGCTAGTGTTGTGCGCAGAGGAGGGCTCCACTCAGCACGCTAACACCATCGCGAGGACGCTACACAGGGGAGCATCCGACGACGACTGCAGAGTTGTGGTCGAG ATCGAGCGCGCATCTGAGTTATTCGGCTACTTCATAACGCCGGACACGTGGTGGCCGCTCGTAGAAGCTGAAGTGGACTCGTGGAGCGCACTCCTCGTCATCACCAACATCCTGAAGGGATCCCGCGCGGAACTCGTCAAAGAGAAAGTCATGCATGAGCTCTGTAAGGAACTAGCTGATCCAGATAGGTGTCGGGTTCGGAAG CCAAAGTACCAAAGGAACTTGCTTAAAGTAACCGAGGCGTTGATGGATCTCTGTGCGGACGAGTGCGTGGCGGTGGCGGAGCGGCTGTTCATTATCAACTTCACCGTGTATGCGATGCCTTATGACGACAACATGCAGTTTATGGCCTTAT CAAATCTGGACAAATTGCGTTACATAGAGAAGTGCGGTCGTACCTTCACATCCCTGTACGAGAAACACATTGGTCACGTTCTGGCCGACATCAACAGTGACGCTGTCACGTGGAGCCTGCTCACGCCGGACCGCTGCCTGCTGGAGTGCGTGTTGTTACACGCAG GGTCGGCAATGGGTGGTCAATTGCACTTAATCGCACCCCTCCTGAAAGAATGCCTGGCTCCTCCAAAAGTGGACCCCGAAGTGAAACTGAAAGTGTTCACAGCACTATCAACGGTCCTATTGAATCAACAGACCAACTTCAAGAAATGTGAACCGGACAAACTGGAGGCCTTTTTGAAGATTGTCATTGACG AGGTGATACTGCCGAACCTAATATGGTCGCCCGGTAGAACAGCGGAGGCGATTCGCACAGCCGCTGTGGCGTGCCTGTGTTCCGCGCTGCAAGACAACCCTGAGGAGATCGCTGTGGAGACAGGAGGCGATGGCGATACTTGTGACAAG GAAATGAATCTATTCCCAAGCAAGGAATCACTAGAGCCTTTCCTGGACCAGATGGTGCCGCTATTGGTCGGTTTGGTCGACGACAACTCTGCTTTGACGAGACAGCATACCCTGAGAGCGATATGTTGTCTGGCCACGCTAGCCCGCCAGCGGGGATGTTTTACTGTTGAAATACTGCACAAGTTATATTTTG TAGTGCTGAAACGCCTCGACGACAGCAGCGACAAGGTGCGTTCGTTCGCTGTTCACACTGTGTGCACGCTGTTCAAGTGTCGGCCGCACGCCTACGACACGACAGTGTTCGGCGCGCATGTCGACGCGCTCTATAGCGCCATGCTTGTGCACCTGGATGACGCGGATGAGGCTTTCCGCAAGGAAATGTTGG ATGCTCTGCTGACTCTCAGCGATGTCGAGCCCAGGCTGCTAATGAAGAAAGTGAAAGCTAACATACACTTGTACAGAAACAAAGCGGCCTACGAGCGGTTGTCTAGTCATATAGAAAAGCTCACTATTTAA
- the LOC123871516 gene encoding dynein axonemal assembly factor 5 isoform X2: MDGWQADARLRCAQLLCWLVLCAEEGSTQHANTIARTLHRGASDDDGRVVVEIERASELFGYFITPDTWWPLVEAEVDSWSALLVITNILKGSRAELVKEKVMHELCKELADPDRCRVRKPKYQRNLLKVTEALMDLCADECVAVAERLFIINFTVYAMPYDDNMQFMALSNLDKLRYIEKCGRTFTSLYEKHIGHVLADINSDAVTWSLLTPDRCLLECVLLHAGSAMGGQLHLIAPLLKECLAPPKVDPEVKLKVFTALSTVLLNQQTNFKKCEPDKLEAFLKIVIDEVILPNLIWSPGRTAEAIRTAAVACLCSALQDNPEEIAVETGGDGDTCDKEMNLFPSKESLEPFLDQMVPLLVGLVDDNSALTRQHTLRAICCLATLARQRGCFTVEILHKLYFVVLKRLDDSSDKVRSFAVHTVCTLFKCRPHAYDTTVFGAHVDALYSAMLVHLDDADEAFRKEMLDALLTLSDVEPRLLMKKVKANIHLYRNKAAYERLSSHIEKLTI, encoded by the exons ATGGACGGCTGGCAGGCGGACGCGCGTCTCCGCTGCGCGCAGCTGCTCTGTTGGCTAGTGTTGTGCGCAGAGGAGGGCTCCACTCAGCACGCTAACACCATCGCGAGGACGCTACACAGGGGAGCATCCGACGACGACGGCAGAGTTGTGGTCGAG ATCGAGCGCGCATCTGAGTTATTCGGCTACTTCATAACGCCGGACACGTGGTGGCCGCTCGTAGAAGCTGAAGTGGACTCGTGGAGCGCACTCCTCGTCATCACCAACATCCTGAAGGGATCCCGCGCGGAACTCGTCAAAGAGAAAGTCATGCATGAGCTCTGTAAGGAACTAGCTGATCCAGATAGGTGTCGGGTTCGGAAG CCAAAGTACCAAAGGAACTTGCTTAAAGTAACCGAGGCGTTGATGGATCTCTGTGCGGACGAGTGCGTGGCGGTGGCGGAGCGGCTGTTCATTATCAACTTCACCGTGTATGCGATGCCTTATGACGACAACATGCAGTTTATGGCCTTAT CAAATCTGGACAAATTGCGTTACATAGAGAAGTGCGGTCGTACCTTCACATCCCTGTACGAGAAACACATTGGTCACGTTCTGGCCGACATCAACAGTGACGCTGTCACGTGGAGCCTGCTCACGCCGGACCGCTGCCTGCTGGAGTGCGTGTTGTTACACGCAG GGTCGGCAATGGGTGGTCAATTGCACTTAATCGCACCCCTCCTGAAAGAATGCCTGGCTCCTCCAAAAGTGGACCCCGAAGTGAAACTGAAAGTGTTCACAGCACTATCAACGGTCCTATTGAATCAACAGACCAACTTCAAGAAATGTGAACCGGACAAACTGGAGGCCTTTTTGAAGATTGTCATTGACG AGGTGATACTGCCGAACCTAATATGGTCGCCCGGTAGAACAGCGGAGGCGATTCGCACAGCCGCTGTGGCGTGCCTGTGTTCCGCGCTGCAAGACAACCCTGAGGAGATCGCTGTGGAGACAGGAGGCGATGGCGATACTTGTGACAAG GAAATGAATCTATTCCCAAGCAAGGAATCACTAGAGCCTTTCCTGGACCAGATGGTGCCGCTATTGGTCGGTTTGGTCGACGACAACTCTGCTTTGACGAGACAGCATACCCTGAGAGCGATATGTTGTCTGGCCACGCTAGCCCGCCAGCGGGGATGTTTTACTGTTGAAATACTGCACAAGTTATATTTTG TAGTGCTGAAACGCCTCGACGACAGCAGCGACAAGGTGCGTTCGTTCGCTGTTCACACTGTGTGCACGCTGTTCAAGTGTCGGCCGCACGCCTACGACACGACAGTGTTCGGCGCGCATGTCGACGCGCTCTATAGCGCCATGCTTGTGCACCTGGATGACGCGGATGAGGCTTTCCGCAAGGAAATGTTGG ATGCTCTGCTGACTCTCAGCGATGTCGAGCCCAGGCTGCTAATGAAGAAAGTGAAAGCTAACATACACTTGTACAGAAACAAAGCGGCCTACGAGCGGTTGTCTAGTCATATAGAAAAGCTCACTATTTAA